In Falco peregrinus isolate bFalPer1 chromosome 9, bFalPer1.pri, whole genome shotgun sequence, the genomic stretch AAAAGTTTTATGCCAGATATGTGAAAATTCATTAAATCAACTCAGTAAAGTTGCTAAGCTATGGAATATGTTCTTCTGGATATATCATATCACATTATTGTAAAGACATTGTATTTCCTTGTTCAGTGAGAGCTATGACAGCTTTAATTAGACACGCTATTATTAGTTCCCCAAGTATATCTACACATTCTTCAGAACAGCAGATGAATGTACATACACTACTTAATACTACAACAAAagactgttttaattttgtctttccaTACTTATGtgcaaaagcagacagaagagAGAATTACTAGAAAAATCTGCAAAACGTCAGCAGGTATGAAGTCATTGCTAAGCATCTTGTGTAACATACAATCTTGTATATAACAAAACAAGAACGTGAACTCAAGAAATTGGTGGTATAGATATTACAACCTTATGAATAATAAAGACGATACAATAACATTGTAAAAGAAATCATTGCAAATAAAACACTAATGGAAATGCccacccaacaaaaaacatttgaaatacttCCTCAGCAAGTTGTACATAGATTGTGGCTTATTAACATTAACAAGCTCAGCAAGAGGCTTCACACCATGGCACTGTCCATATTTtagctttctggaaaaaaagtcactgctttcttgtttaaaatacacattcaaCTGAAATGATTCAACACGAGGGACTTCATCTTCTGTAACAGCCTTTCCAAAATGCATGAACTTAACataatttaatagaaatatatacagaagaaaacagaacagtaatTAAGATAAAGTACTGTTAAGTGTATCATACATTCTGCGAtcttttttggtattttatGTCTGACTATTATAATTGAAGTTCAAGTGTGTGATGCATTTTTCAGTAATCATGTCAaccttagagaaaaaaaaaaaaaatctccctctctcctttaacctaaaaagagaaaaaattacttcattctgttttgttaaGAATCAGCCCATGGGTCGTGGGTCCTGAGAAGcgtttaagaaatatttcattttctgcctgtGATTATTTTGGAAGGTAATGGTATTTCTCTTGAATTAATACAGTTATGTGATGGGTTGGATAGTTTTTAATTGCTTACCAGAGAAAACAAACTTCACAAGCTATGAACATCACATACAGCATAAATGTAATACAAGTGAAACAGGAAAGTGTGTGGAAAACCATTACTGTGGTTGTTGCCTGCCCCTCCCTGCccaaaacagactttttttttttcttttgctagcaGCATATCAACACGGAGCTGCCACACTCCTGATTAATATGGCTGAAATCAGAGTCAAATGACTCCCATCTTGGACGAGACCAGCCAAATCAGTGCTCAATTTAaagtgcaaaaatattttcataaacatACTCTGTGCAACTCTTATCATCGCAGAAAGCACACGTTTAACCCTACTAGAAAGAACTTAACCTCTGCTGATGGTCATTATTAATATGTTCTCTTgccagaattttttaaaaatagattttaaaccGCTGACATGATGGTTTGTTGAGGTTTCCAgatgaaaactgtattttagcaTTCTAAGCcagagaaaattattattcCAATTCTGGgctaaaataactttttgtcATTAGTAGAGTCCTACTTAGTAGCATCAGAAAGTTTATCTACCTATTTTTCTCATTGTGGAAAACACTAGCTTAGTTCATAGCCAACACACCTTTTGAATAGAACTCTTTAATTGTCACTGTAATTAAAACCAGGTTCAGGTAAAAGTTTTGATTGGTTTTGACGACAGCTAAAAATatcctttatttttccccatcagCTACAGAAATCTCCTCCAACATAGGTACTTGTACTGTTTTACCTGATTTGTTCTTTCTATCAGATGTATCATCCAGGGCTGACAATGCAGTAGAGATGCTTTTCTGAAGATCGTGGTTACCCCCCACAGAATCATCttcatcagaagaaaatgaaggcaaCGCTTCTAAATTTTTCTTAAGTTCTTCATCAACTTTTTTGGTTGGACTTTCTCCACTAACCTCAGCAGCtacaggtgctgctgctgctggctgaggtttTGCAGAGGACTGTAGACAAGGGGCACGAACTATTTGGGTAACTGGTCGCCTAGTCCTGTTTGGCATTCGTACAGCTGGAGCTGAAAACTGCTGCCTAGGCCCAGACTTTAGAAAGTCTAAAAAAGATGCGATAAATCCTGTTTTGACTTCAGGCTGTTTTTCTTCgacttctttaattttttgcCTCATTCTTTCCTGATGCTGGTAAGTATCATAACAACTTTCAGAAACAGGAGAAGAGTAAGTCAAACATGACTCATTTCCTCTTGAATTTTGACGTTTACACTGTCCGCTtctttttacctgtttctgaAGTGCACTGTCAtcttctgcagcatttctggtttggctttttcctttgctttttttcttctgaaggttCCCTGCAGTTAAATCATGGCATTCTTCTTCACTTCTACTAATGGTTCCATCTCCACTTTGGGGCACAGATAGTGGCTGCAATAGGCCCTTTGACTGGTTACCTGCTCCCGTACCATCATCGCCACCCATACTAAAATCATTCTCTGAAGCAGCACTTTCTTCACTTAGGCTCCTACCGCTTGAAACAAATTCTGTGTCTCTTGCATTCAGTGTACCATCAGCAGAAGCCTCATTATCTTCTTCAGATTCATGACTGATGCTAGACTGTTTCTTAACTGGAACAGCCCCTTGTTCTTGCTCTTCTTGACCAGGGCCAAGGGCTGGAGAGGTCATTCTTGTTGGTATGTTTTGATCAGAGGTTTCAATGTGTTGTTGATCAAGGTTCACAGGTTTTGTCTGTATTGTTGACACGGGTGTAAGATTTATAGTAATTTGGCCTCCATTCAGAGAAATATTACTTATGCTGGCTGGCTTTCCAACTACAGTAGGTGATGCACTGaaaccagaagacaaatgtcttACATCCATTGATCGGAACTGTGTTTTAGACTCCTCGCTGTTTTCAACAGACTGGATTTCCTCTTCGTTAGAAGCCGATTTGGCAAAGTCAGATGGTGTCActccacaggcagctgctgttgctgctaaGATGTCATCTACGTTGGATAATATATTCCTCTCATCACTGAGAAGTATAGATTCTGGGAAACATATTGAACTTAGAGAAACAAACTGATTTTTGGAGTCATGTTGATTTGTCTGAGTAAAATGATCTTTTGTTGTCAAATGCTGCTGTAGTGGTTTCGAGGGCTCGGAAACGTCCATTTTCATTACTTCTGAATTCTGAGCATGAAGCTGTTGCTGAGAATGACCCCCATTACTTTGAATTATATGACCATCCATCTGAAGGAACGGATGCGTCACCTGCTGAGGACTCTGTATTCTTTGCACTTGCGGTGATACCTTTGCTTGTCCTAAACCTGACTGCAGTATTGACTGATGAAGAATCTGCAAGTCACAGGCTGACTCCAGAAGTACCTGTGCACTGGGCAAACACAGCTGATGACCATGTCTTAAAGCATGAGGTTGAACCTGCGATGGTGTACTAATGACTTGGCCTTGCTGTTCTTGAGCTTTACTTTCATGTACCTTATGCATAAGAGAATGTTGCTGGTTTAGCTCTTTAGCACTCACAGTTACTTGTGTTGTTTGCATTAAATTAGCTGTCTTTTTCATATCATGGCTTAGGCTAGTGATATGGCCAATATGTTGTGAAAGCTGTTCCACAGAATTGACcattctttcatctttttttgttccttgaaGAGCAAGTCCAACAACTTGATCTTCAAGACGAGAGTTACTTCTGATTACACTTTGAGAGTATCTGTCATCTGCTTTTGAGACCCTATAAGATGCATCCTGAGCACCGATCTCCTCATCAGTTAGCCTTTGAGTGGAAGATTCCAGAGTAGCTTGCTGTTGCAATGCCTGCATATCCTGCATTGATAATTCCTCCTCTTGTTTTGACGAGGCATACAAATTAGAGTCAGACTTCCTTTTGACATATGACTTGGTTTCTGAGGAAGGCCTGTTGTTCTGCAGTGTCTGTGAATGAGCTGGGGATGCAAAAGGAGGAGACTGGACAGATTGCAAAAACTTTTGAGACTGTGGAGAGGAGGATTCTTGTGATTGAGAGTTCTGAGAAGAATGTAAGGAAATATAGCTCTGATTAGGACTCGAGGCTGGAAGAGTTTGTATCCGAGGAGAGGaattaaaggaaagagaaggtgaCGTTAATGTTAAAGACTGCCCTGAAGAATAGCTTTCTGAAGGACTAACAGCTGATAAAACTTGTGATTGAGATGAAAAACTAACTTGGGATTGGCTAACTGGAGATAAACCCTGAGAGTGACTGGAAGAGTAGCTCTGAGATTGGCTGACTGAAGAAAGTTCCCTTGTTTGCCCAGAGTAGTTCTCATTTGGAACCGAAGTCAGTACCTGTTCCTCTGAGGAGTAACTTAGAGTCTGACTATCAGAAGTAATAGTTTGCGATTGCCCAGAAAAAGTCAATGTTTTATACAGCGAGGGCAGCTTCTCAACCTTGCTGGATGAGAAATCCTGTGAGTGACTGACAGGTGGCACATTCTGAGCCTGGGATGAAACATAATTTTGGGACTGGCTGACCGACAGGAGGCTTGGGAGCTGTGCTGTAGAATAGATCTGTGCTTGGCCTGTAATGACAGAACTCTGGTTTTGTGCAGTTTTGGCATAGCTTTGTGTCTGCACAGTGGGAGCTACACTTTGAGGTTTGGGGGTCTTCGTTGACCTTGGAGGCTGCTTCGTGGAACAGTTTTTCACTTTTGCTGTGGAAGCAGATGGAAAACCAGGAGATGGAATTGCAGATGTGTACGACTGAGCAAGTTCCACTGTGACTTGAGAAGTCTTCTGCTGTGGTCCTCCATTGCTCACCTGAGTAACATCTCCAACTGGACTGCAGGATAACGCTGAGTGCCTAGACGTATCCTGAAAATTCACTCCACTTGTACTCGTTAAATAGCTGTGTAAGGAATGCTGTGAAACAGTCAGTTGAGCCTGAACAGACTGAGTACTTGAAGGCCGCTGATGGTGTTTAATAACACTACATTCTCGCTGAAGTGCTCTATCGATGGAAGCAGTGGAACCAGTAAAGACAGGTGTGCTATACGCCTGAGAAACCTGCTGAGCTCCTCCAAGAGTTGAAGGCAACAAACTAAATTGAGGTTGCAAAAGATGGGGTGCAGATTCTTGAGCAGAACGATATGTTGATGACTGAGGTGGTATACTGGTACTCAAAACAGAACTGCCTAGGCGCTCAAATGTCAAAGCAGTTGGAACAGTGCCTTGCGATGTTTTAATCTGTAATAAAGGATCATGGGTAGTTAAGAGACCATTTGACGTAGCACTGAAAGTAGTATCTTGAAGAGTAAGAGAAGGGGTAGTAGCaaagcttctgctgctgaaagtgtTGGGATGCTGATAGGCTGATAAAGCAGATGTTGGTGGAAATGTTCCAGAGGTTGGCAAAGCTCCAGTAACAAATAGTTCTGTGGCTGTTGAGGAATGCATacctggagaaaacaaaagcaaaacaagaatgGGAAAAGAGCATAAGGGAGCTTTACACGATACCACACTCTGCATTTCTGTAACTGATTTAATTGTAAGATCTTAGAGCATTTACAAATATAACCTTCTTGAGGATCATCACCCTTTtcaacaaaaatatataaagggAGGAACTTGTGGGTAATTTTCAAATTGGAAGtgcaagttatttttaagaattccAAATTCTATACCTACAGCAATTTGCCAAGGGAAAACTTATATCCTTAAGATGCAAATTgtagataaaaaaaatgtacaaaattaattctgctttgCAACTGAAGGCTCtttattagtttttatttccgtttaaaaagaaattcacagGAGAGGACGAGCAATCAAAAGCCATGGACACCTTTAATAtacagtaaaaaggaaaaattacacCTTACCAATTGTAATACATACACAGTGAAAGGAACAATTCTATCTCCTGCATTTACGCCCACCAATACTTTTATAACTCACTTTATGTGAAACATTTCAAAGCTTACAATGAAATAGCTAATGGCCTATACACTTTGCAATATATGTTTGTTAAAGGAGGGCTTTGACTttcaatacaaaaaataaatattatttttatgctttctaaAGTGACAGTCCAAAATACCCACAGACAGCAACTATCTGCACAGCGCAATAGCAACTATCCAACTGAAAGGCATAATATTACTTATTTGTATGACATCCTGGCTTAAACAAGATTTCTCAACAGAATATACTACTTCAACTGAAATAAGAGTGTGAAAATCTCTTGCAAGCTTTGGGACTTACAGCAGTGATCCATATCATACAGTGCTTTTCACCCTGTAGCTTGCAGATACTAGTGAAGTTTGTATACTATTTCTGAAGTCTAAGAATGAAAGTGAAGAAGGCAAGTTTATTCTCAGAGAggattaaatttcttttaaagaaatcaatttCCACTGGGAAATGTATAAGGGTatgtaaatttgaaaaaattaagatttctgGTATaatttgacatttttcatttcttggaTACTTAAAACAGGTTTTAGCTTcagatcatttaaaaataaattaaaaaaactctCCATAAATAAAGCTTGTTTGGAGACaaatactgcattaaaaaactgattttcattttagaatatATTAAGTCCTCTTAAACTGTTTGCAACTTAATCATACAATTGCTTTGGAAGTTTCAGATGAAGCTGCGAAAGAAAGTCTTTGTTTCTCCCTTTCAATTCAAGACAAATTGATATGAAGAGATGTGATACTGAAGGAATGCCAAGGTATTTTTCATTAGTCAACAATAAGGTCTTTCTGAGTAAGAAAGCACAAGCAGTGTTTTAACGCTCCCAGCCCATTCTAAAAAACTGCAACATCAGGTACAACTGagctctctttttctgttccGCAGCACTAACACAAAGGTAGGGGCACCTGGAAGCATCAAAGAAGGGGAAGAATTTATATCTGTTTTAACTACAGATGTTCATTTCCCATCTaacctgtatttttccattctccTCCATGAATTAGAGCCCTTCCTGCTACACAGGTAATTTCTTAAACTAGTCAAGAGCCAGTCACAGAAGCACTATTATGGCAGAACTCCTGAGTTTCGTATTTTACTTTTGTAGAGGATAAAACAAAAGGTATGGCAAAGGTAGCAAGTTGTGTGCACAGACACTCCCCACTACTAAGAAATCAGAACACTGGTAACACATCCCACATATCGAAGGAAGACTTGGTGTCCActataacacacacacacacacactgttcctcttttccccccccaaaatcAGCAGTTGCAGCGTTTggagaaaaacccaaactaaaaaCCCTTCTTAAAGAAAAGTCACCTTGAAGAGTGAAGAGCACGTGTTTTCCCTCAACAAAAAAGTTTGTAAAGACAAAGCTCTCAAAAGACACTTGGGAGGATTGAGggatacagaaaagcagcaaaagtatTAAAGGACAACAGAAAGCTCAGAGAACTGGTAATATTGAAAATGGGCTTACTGATGAGTTCTTAGTAATGAGTACTGAGAAGTCTCTCAATCACTGGTATCAACATCATACCCGACCCAGAGCATGTCTCCCCATTCTTCAGAATTCACTGTTAGGCAGGCTGCAATGGAGAAAAT encodes the following:
- the QSER1 gene encoding glutamine and serine-rich protein 1 isoform X1 — encoded protein: MRQGGAAPTRPARSPPPPPCAQGPSGAPAAPAPRPAPMMDRNYPTTPSFADPLAPATAQPAASWAYERSAGSLKPSLSYGGGHSSHSETDLHRQTYTASHQLPGYSTTHHPTGLSGIFDTSMHSAGSNTKETSSVMNFLSAIESRTAQAVSSGSTLLPQFRAPSWQTGMHSSTATELFVTGALPTSGTFPPTSALSAYQHPNTFSSRSFATTPSLTLQDTTFSATSNGLLTTHDPLLQIKTSQGTVPTALTFERLGSSVLSTSIPPQSSTYRSAQESAPHLLQPQFSLLPSTLGGAQQVSQAYSTPVFTGSTASIDRALQRECSVIKHHQRPSSTQSVQAQLTVSQHSLHSYLTSTSGVNFQDTSRHSALSCSPVGDVTQVSNGGPQQKTSQVTVELAQSYTSAIPSPGFPSASTAKVKNCSTKQPPRSTKTPKPQSVAPTVQTQSYAKTAQNQSSVITGQAQIYSTAQLPSLLSVSQSQNYVSSQAQNVPPVSHSQDFSSSKVEKLPSLYKTLTFSGQSQTITSDSQTLSYSSEEQVLTSVPNENYSGQTRELSSVSQSQSYSSSHSQGLSPVSQSQVSFSSQSQVLSAVSPSESYSSGQSLTLTSPSLSFNSSPRIQTLPASSPNQSYISLHSSQNSQSQESSSPQSQKFLQSVQSPPFASPAHSQTLQNNRPSSETKSYVKRKSDSNLYASSKQEEELSMQDMQALQQQATLESSTQRLTDEEIGAQDASYRVSKADDRYSQSVIRSNSRLEDQVVGLALQGTKKDERMVNSVEQLSQHIGHITSLSHDMKKTANLMQTTQVTVSAKELNQQHSLMHKVHESKAQEQQGQVISTPSQVQPHALRHGHQLCLPSAQVLLESACDLQILHQSILQSGLGQAKVSPQVQRIQSPQQVTHPFLQMDGHIIQSNGGHSQQQLHAQNSEVMKMDVSEPSKPLQQHLTTKDHFTQTNQHDSKNQFVSLSSICFPESILLSDERNILSNVDDILAATAAACGVTPSDFAKSASNEEEIQSVENSEESKTQFRSMDVRHLSSGFSASPTVVGKPASISNISLNGGQITINLTPVSTIQTKPVNLDQQHIETSDQNIPTRMTSPALGPGQEEQEQGAVPVKKQSSISHESEEDNEASADGTLNARDTEFVSSGRSLSEESAASENDFSMGGDDGTGAGNQSKGLLQPLSVPQSGDGTISRSEEECHDLTAGNLQKKKSKGKSQTRNAAEDDSALQKQVKRSGQCKRQNSRGNESCLTYSSPVSESCYDTYQHQERMRQKIKEVEEKQPEVKTGFIASFLDFLKSGPRQQFSAPAVRMPNRTRRPVTQIVRAPCLQSSAKPQPAAAAPVAAEVSGESPTKKVDEELKKNLEALPSFSSDEDDSVGGNHDLQKSISTALSALDDTSDRKNKSEAEKAAVTAATTATASAVIKQESPQTAPVVNVQEKTNPADPLKVAQQDVVTSDQLAKIQATVAIEGCTDEENTDSGGEGMYRERDEFVVKIEDIETLKVALQTGKEPPAIWKVQKALLQKFVPEVRDGQREFAATNSYLGYFGDAKTKYKRVYVKFIENANKKEYVRVCSKKPRSKPVQSARTIHCKPSSSNNKTPDPPTPKPTATKVSSVKPKAKQPKVKAEPPPKKRKKWKEEFSSSQSDSSPEAQSDEDEVVPPAPLVTRFLNTRAMKETFKSYMELLVSIALDPDTMQALEKSNDELLLPHMRKIDGMLNDNRKRLLSKLRLDHTFKNALENFPELTVITRDSKTKSGGTSVSKIKMNGKAYNKKTLRASKSTTKLAQEFTVDPEKIQLYSLYHSLHHYKYHIYLTCKEEISSVQKKSADLGQEDIVQLCMKNIKWVEDLFEKFGELLNRVQQKCS
- the QSER1 gene encoding glutamine and serine-rich protein 1 isoform X3: MHSSTATELFVTGALPTSGTFPPTSALSAYQHPNTFSSRSFATTPSLTLQDTTFSATSNGLLTTHDPLLQIKTSQGTVPTALTFERLGSSVLSTSIPPQSSTYRSAQESAPHLLQPQFSLLPSTLGGAQQVSQAYSTPVFTGSTASIDRALQRECSVIKHHQRPSSTQSVQAQLTVSQHSLHSYLTSTSGVNFQDTSRHSALSCSPVGDVTQVSNGGPQQKTSQVTVELAQSYTSAIPSPGFPSASTAKVKNCSTKQPPRSTKTPKPQSVAPTVQTQSYAKTAQNQSSVITGQAQIYSTAQLPSLLSVSQSQNYVSSQAQNVPPVSHSQDFSSSKVEKLPSLYKTLTFSGQSQTITSDSQTLSYSSEEQVLTSVPNENYSGQTRELSSVSQSQSYSSSHSQGLSPVSQSQVSFSSQSQVLSAVSPSESYSSGQSLTLTSPSLSFNSSPRIQTLPASSPNQSYISLHSSQNSQSQESSSPQSQKFLQSVQSPPFASPAHSQTLQNNRPSSETKSYVKRKSDSNLYASSKQEEELSMQDMQALQQQATLESSTQRLTDEEIGAQDASYRVSKADDRYSQSVIRSNSRLEDQVVGLALQGTKKDERMVNSVEQLSQHIGHITSLSHDMKKTANLMQTTQVTVSAKELNQQHSLMHKVHESKAQEQQGQVISTPSQVQPHALRHGHQLCLPSAQVLLESACDLQILHQSILQSGLGQAKVSPQVQRIQSPQQVTHPFLQMDGHIIQSNGGHSQQQLHAQNSEVMKMDVSEPSKPLQQHLTTKDHFTQTNQHDSKNQFVSLSSICFPESILLSDERNILSNVDDILAATAAACGVTPSDFAKSASNEEEIQSVENSEESKTQFRSMDVRHLSSGFSASPTVVGKPASISNISLNGGQITINLTPVSTIQTKPVNLDQQHIETSDQNIPTRMTSPALGPGQEEQEQGAVPVKKQSSISHESEEDNEASADGTLNARDTEFVSSGRSLSEESAASENDFSMGGDDGTGAGNQSKGLLQPLSVPQSGDGTISRSEEECHDLTAGNLQKKKSKGKSQTRNAAEDDSALQKQVKRSGQCKRQNSRGNESCLTYSSPVSESCYDTYQHQERMRQKIKEVEEKQPEVKTGFIASFLDFLKSGPRQQFSAPAVRMPNRTRRPVTQIVRAPCLQSSAKPQPAAAAPVAAEVSGESPTKKVDEELKKNLEALPSFSSDEDDSVGGNHDLQKSISTALSALDDTSDRKNKSEAEKAAVTAATTATASAVIKQESPQTAPVVNVQEKTNPADPLKVAQQDVVTSDQLAKIQATVAIEGCTDEENTDSGGEGMYRERDEFVVKIEDIETLKVALQTGKEPPAIWKVQKALLQKFVPEVRDGQREFAATNSYLGYFGDAKTKYKRVYVKFIENANKKEYVRVCSKKPRSKPVQSARTIHCKPSSSNNKTPDPPTPKPTATKVSSVKPKAKQPKVKAEPPPKKRKKWKEEFSSSQSDSSPEAQSDEDEVVPPAPLVTRFLNTRAMKETFKSYMELLVSIALDPDTMQALEKSNDELLLPHMRKIDGMLNDNRKRLLSKLRLDHTFKNALENFPELTVITRDSKTKSGGTSVSKIKMNGKAYNKKTLRASKSTTKLAQEFTVDPEKIQLYSLYHSLHHYKYHIYLTCKEEISSVQKKSADLGQEDIVQLCMKNIKWVEDLFEKFGELLNRVQQKCS
- the QSER1 gene encoding glutamine and serine-rich protein 1 isoform X2 gives rise to the protein MRQGGAAPTRPARSPPPPPCAQGPSGAPAAPAPRPAPMMDRNYPTTPSFADPLAPATAQPAASWAYERSAGSLKPSLSYGGGHSSHSETDLHRQTYTASHQLPGYSTTHHPTGMHSSTATELFVTGALPTSGTFPPTSALSAYQHPNTFSSRSFATTPSLTLQDTTFSATSNGLLTTHDPLLQIKTSQGTVPTALTFERLGSSVLSTSIPPQSSTYRSAQESAPHLLQPQFSLLPSTLGGAQQVSQAYSTPVFTGSTASIDRALQRECSVIKHHQRPSSTQSVQAQLTVSQHSLHSYLTSTSGVNFQDTSRHSALSCSPVGDVTQVSNGGPQQKTSQVTVELAQSYTSAIPSPGFPSASTAKVKNCSTKQPPRSTKTPKPQSVAPTVQTQSYAKTAQNQSSVITGQAQIYSTAQLPSLLSVSQSQNYVSSQAQNVPPVSHSQDFSSSKVEKLPSLYKTLTFSGQSQTITSDSQTLSYSSEEQVLTSVPNENYSGQTRELSSVSQSQSYSSSHSQGLSPVSQSQVSFSSQSQVLSAVSPSESYSSGQSLTLTSPSLSFNSSPRIQTLPASSPNQSYISLHSSQNSQSQESSSPQSQKFLQSVQSPPFASPAHSQTLQNNRPSSETKSYVKRKSDSNLYASSKQEEELSMQDMQALQQQATLESSTQRLTDEEIGAQDASYRVSKADDRYSQSVIRSNSRLEDQVVGLALQGTKKDERMVNSVEQLSQHIGHITSLSHDMKKTANLMQTTQVTVSAKELNQQHSLMHKVHESKAQEQQGQVISTPSQVQPHALRHGHQLCLPSAQVLLESACDLQILHQSILQSGLGQAKVSPQVQRIQSPQQVTHPFLQMDGHIIQSNGGHSQQQLHAQNSEVMKMDVSEPSKPLQQHLTTKDHFTQTNQHDSKNQFVSLSSICFPESILLSDERNILSNVDDILAATAAACGVTPSDFAKSASNEEEIQSVENSEESKTQFRSMDVRHLSSGFSASPTVVGKPASISNISLNGGQITINLTPVSTIQTKPVNLDQQHIETSDQNIPTRMTSPALGPGQEEQEQGAVPVKKQSSISHESEEDNEASADGTLNARDTEFVSSGRSLSEESAASENDFSMGGDDGTGAGNQSKGLLQPLSVPQSGDGTISRSEEECHDLTAGNLQKKKSKGKSQTRNAAEDDSALQKQVKRSGQCKRQNSRGNESCLTYSSPVSESCYDTYQHQERMRQKIKEVEEKQPEVKTGFIASFLDFLKSGPRQQFSAPAVRMPNRTRRPVTQIVRAPCLQSSAKPQPAAAAPVAAEVSGESPTKKVDEELKKNLEALPSFSSDEDDSVGGNHDLQKSISTALSALDDTSDRKNKSEAEKAAVTAATTATASAVIKQESPQTAPVVNVQEKTNPADPLKVAQQDVVTSDQLAKIQATVAIEGCTDEENTDSGGEGMYRERDEFVVKIEDIETLKVALQTGKEPPAIWKVQKALLQKFVPEVRDGQREFAATNSYLGYFGDAKTKYKRVYVKFIENANKKEYVRVCSKKPRSKPVQSARTIHCKPSSSNNKTPDPPTPKPTATKVSSVKPKAKQPKVKAEPPPKKRKKWKEEFSSSQSDSSPEAQSDEDEVVPPAPLVTRFLNTRAMKETFKSYMELLVSIALDPDTMQALEKSNDELLLPHMRKIDGMLNDNRKRLLSKLRLDHTFKNALENFPELTVITRDSKTKSGGTSVSKIKMNGKAYNKKTLRASKSTTKLAQEFTVDPEKIQLYSLYHSLHHYKYHIYLTCKEEISSVQKKSADLGQEDIVQLCMKNIKWVEDLFEKFGELLNRVQQKCS